The sequence AGAAGTACAAATGCTTCTGCGGAATCTTTCAATTCTAAAATAAAGGCATTTAGAGCACAATTTAGAGGTGTTAGGAATGTAGAATTTTTCCTTTTTAGGCTGGAGAAACTTTTTGCTTAATTTTTGAAAACAACAACTTTTGCATTTGATCCTAAAAAAACCGACCAATAAAAAGCCCCATTAAGGGGCTTTTTATAACTTCTGATACTACTAATAACTCCAGTAGTCTATTTCCTTCGTAATCATTTCATACTTGATCTTATCTGCTTCTAATAAAGCATCCAGTCCCTCAGTATATCTCGATATTTTACGATCAAACACATTGCTTTCTTTAATAATGTAGCTAGCGAATTGTCGTTTCCAGAATATGTCATCATACGTTCTTCTTTCCACATCATTTTGCCTATTGTATGTCTCATGATTAATGAATA is a genomic window of Flavobacteriales bacterium containing:
- a CDS encoding transposase; this encodes RSTNASAESFNSKIKAFRAQFRGVRNVEFFLFRLEKLFA